tgacgatggtttgccaactcgtgagcaagctacatacaattgtccatgagaaaaaattgggtgttctaaattaataccgcacatttgtagagactgtccttgcgccttattaattctcatagcgaaggcaaggcgaatagggaacggcaaacgtttgaaatcgaatggtaaatccgccggaatcagtggaattcagggtatcaaaacggcttctcctttgtacttccctttcaaagttgttgcttcgataacgttacccattagcttcttcacagcgagtctggtaccgttgcaaagtcggggcacattactattgcgcagcataataatcggtgctccaatttttaatcgtaaattatgaggtggtaagcctggcaaatcgagtgagtttaagaattcagttggataatttacgacctcatcttgatcagtaatagtgtccattgacttatacgcaactgtgtcaccaggtatttgatctaaaatagctgaatttatatcattgacgtccttatttttcccagctaaaattgctctttcgctgagtcaatcatggtttttgtaatgttgaactatgtttggaaatacactctgtatcaatgcctctttagactgtgcaaaagtgcagaaattgttaggcaatgttatcattcctgttgtttttgaaaaaaggtttatttttttggttaaaaagtgttttttgaagttttgtaaaacacttcgctctaacaaatttcttctcagttaattgctgaaaattaaatatttgttttaatttaacgtttttgagaaaattttgttcttgaaaaaatttcatacttttgtaaaagtttaaattgatttgttaaaaaagatttttttccgctttgaaaaacaccccctcgaaaaaatgtattttctattaatagtggaatatgaaatgctttgaaaacaccatttttttttaattttgtttggttttcagaaaattttgttttgaaaaaatttcatacccttgaaaaagttttattttattttatttgtttaaaatttttgaaattattttttttgtaattttagaaaaacacctcttcgaagaaatttcttttatctttttgaggaaaatttggttttgaaaaaatttcatgctttcgaaatttttttattttactttatttcttcaaaatttttgaaaacaattttttttataattttcgaaaacacccctttgaaaaaatgttttctatgtgtcatagtggaattccattaacttttaggattatagtcaaatacttacaaatatctacgctttcacaaatagcaacaataaacaaatttcctcaaaaccaaaaaatttactttttttctaaaaaaattctaaacaaacaacgtcataaatttagaaaaaacagtattgtttttattgtattaactgaaaaccaaaatgttgcaaaaaatcaaaacaaaactaaattatttttttgtgttcatttggtccatatgttccataaaaagttgatatggtaaataatatgcagggtctgatacacgcaaatttccattgaccattatagtgacaaaattatcgatcaccaattccaacaggatttcaaaatcagagttggaatgagttgttgtgtggtgtacttctgaaaaatgagaaataaacaaaataaatctaaaaattcgaattctaactttatcttgtgtatgttcttattacctttgaatttttccaatgaagcaccattcattttaaattttccaagaattttttttatcatttcgcgtttctttcctttttcattcgattccaacatttgttcatagccgaaaacatcgtttgcaaacgcattcatttccatataggattggtcaaagaaagcattgctcaattgaattgaaacattattttcataaatacttaggaccttaactaatgcaccttggtacatacctaacgcagatattcatcgcgaccttgacatcgatactattgatgaaacaatacaaagcgctagcagaagacacataaatagactattaacgcatacaaatcctatgatgagaagactaccaaataaagaaaaatctacccaaagtcggcttaaccgccaaacaccaacagatcttgcaaaatccttgtaatcaattgtcaactaatcgtatatgtcattgtttgttaaccacttgttttttaataatatgtatatatttcttctaaatgagcttgggggcattggcccttcaatatcactctcattccatctttttgtaaatcaaattacttattgcctaacgacaggtgtaatattttatggaagaaataaaaataaaaaaaattttcattcgaatcatttgaaatttctgtatacaataacgaaaaattcaaaaaaagttgtacacataaaatgaatgtcgattcgagcaagttttgttttgtacaatattttgattttttcttttttttatatgaagaaaatatttaaaagaaattttttttttgctaaaaaccttcccctagtggatccctataatatgaaaaaagaacgaataaaattggcctcgtatcggctgaaaaaaatgcggacgaacgaacatcatttcatttttatatatatagattatatagatgcaaagatttttttgacactttttaaatagagtaaaaatcttgttttgttgttgtttttctaatGTTTGTgattatttaataactgttggcgcctaatagtcgtagacaagtacagtaatggaatgtgtgtatacattttttgtttgcttttttatttgtttttggaattctcgatcaaagctaaaattttaaatttttcttcactatgcaaagatattcttgacaaactgtacatatattatatacaagcTGTGCTAAGCAAACATTTCGAGACTTGAATTTCGACATCTGCTGGGACCGGTTAACTTtagcaattgaaaaaaagaacaacaaacacACGATCGCGTAAATCTTAAAtcagaaaataaattataaagttgtatgaaaataaaagtgttttaataaattttaaaactaatagCTGCCAAAAAAGCTTCGTGGCCGAACAgatggtatttaaaaaaaaagcaaccgaacaacatcgagacgcacaccgcaaataggagggggagctcgaccaaacacctaactgaaGTGTGCGCGTcacatagtttttatttttttaacatttcaattgACTTCCCAGGACGCGCTTGTGCTTCGGATTGAAGAATGAGGGAAATTCGCTTTATACGATTTTTTAACCTatccaaatgaaaaaaactcatttTACTGAAGTGACTGATTGAAGGGCTTCACTGGTTCAGTCAATCAGAACTTCGACAATTAAAATAACAAGGATTCAGTATACTCAggcttattttaaaaaaatttttaaatcgcaTTTACagccaatttaattaaaaatgccagGTAGAATTTACGCTTCAaaattacaaacatacatacaagtatgtgcatatgtatttatattttaaaaaatttacatttaaacgAAACTTGACTCAAGTTGGCCATTTTATCGATTCATTAGCTAGAGTAACTTTTTCAATAATGTCCACCGCCGCGACCACCTTGGCTGCCACCGTAGCCACCACCTTGGCTGCCACCGTGACCACCACCTTGGCTGCCACCGTGGTCACCACCGTGGCTGCCACCGTGGCCACCACCTTGACTGCCACCGATTCCTCCTTGTTGTCCGCCATGACCACCACCTTGGCTGTCACCGTGGCCACCACCGTGGCTGCCACCATGGCTGCCACCGTAGCCACCACCTTGACTGCCACCGAGTCCTCCTTGTTGTCCGCCATGGCCACCACCTTGGCTACCACCGTGCTGTCCACCACGGCCTTCACCGCCTCCGTAACCATGTGGATGTGCTACTGCCAGCGCAACACATACAGCGAGGATTatctaaaatttaattcaaaatgtaacagaaaatatattatttaaagagttatttgtttcttaccataattttgaccatttttagagaaatttttcacttgtttaattattaaatcTTTAAATTGAAACTGAATACATTTTGAGAGCCCGTGGTGCTTTTATAGGACCTAAGCGACTattgaaatgaataaattgtttgttataaccaaacaaacaacaataagaaaaacgtgtaagtaaattcaaattcgtgcacaaacaaatattttttaaacataagcGTGCAATTAATTGCTAAGAATAAGtaataacataatttttatacccaaagcacaaatttatatttcGCAATCATTATAATTTCAAAGAAGTGCTTTCTAAAATAGCGTCGCATATAGGAGGTATAGACAATTACTGCAAAGATTCTGAATGTCG
The sequence above is drawn from the Anastrepha obliqua isolate idAnaObli1 chromosome 4, idAnaObli1_1.0, whole genome shotgun sequence genome and encodes:
- the LOC129243408 gene encoding holotricin-3-like; the protein is MVKIMIILAVCVALAVAHPHGYGGGEGRGGQHGGSQGGGHGGQQGGLGGSQGGGYGGSHGGSHGGGHGDSQGGGHGGQQGGIGGSQGGGHGGSHGGDHGGSQGGGHGGSQGGGYGGSQGGRGGGHY